A window of Gammaproteobacteria bacterium contains these coding sequences:
- a CDS encoding phosphatidate cytidylyltransferase, whose amino-acid sequence MLKQRLLTAAILVPLVVWGILRLPTDYLALVLALFVIQGGWEWSGLMKMRSVAQRGLYTLVVAASLAGAWWMLRDAAANWMALPVLSLFWWLLAIAFVLHFPNSAARWSSSVAQSLIGLIVLVPTWLAVIALHESGAQGPLLVLYLLSLIWVADSGAYFGGRAWGRHKLAPAVSPGKTWEGVASGALLSLAYALGAAQLLELPGNQWPLFVVLSLITVLFSVLGDLTESMFKRHAGIKDSGTLLPGHGGVLDRIDSVTAAAPVFVVGYWLGGFTGLTGAGISLL is encoded by the coding sequence ATGCTGAAACAGCGCCTGCTCACCGCCGCGATTCTGGTGCCTTTGGTGGTATGGGGCATTCTGCGTTTACCCACCGACTACCTTGCCCTGGTACTGGCCCTGTTTGTGATCCAGGGCGGCTGGGAGTGGAGCGGCCTGATGAAAATGCGCTCTGTAGCGCAGCGGGGCCTGTATACCCTGGTGGTGGCGGCCAGCCTGGCGGGCGCATGGTGGATGCTGCGTGACGCGGCCGCCAACTGGATGGCGTTGCCGGTATTGAGCCTGTTCTGGTGGCTGCTGGCCATTGCCTTCGTGCTGCATTTTCCGAATTCCGCGGCGCGCTGGTCCTCATCGGTGGCGCAGTCCCTCATCGGTCTGATCGTGCTGGTCCCCACCTGGCTGGCGGTGATCGCCCTGCACGAGAGTGGCGCGCAGGGCCCGCTGCTGGTCCTGTATCTGCTGAGCCTGATCTGGGTGGCCGATTCCGGTGCCTATTTCGGCGGCCGGGCCTGGGGTCGGCATAAGCTGGCACCGGCGGTCAGCCCGGGAAAAACCTGGGAGGGCGTGGCCAGTGGCGCGCTCCTGAGCCTGGCCTATGCGCTGGGCGCGGCGCAGCTGCTTGAACTTCCCGGGAACCAGTGGCCGTTGTTTGTGGTCCTGTCACTGATCACGGTTTTGTTTTCCGTGCTGGGGGATCTCACTGAAAGTATGTTTAAACGCCATGCAGGGATTAAGGATAGCGGCACGCTGCTGCCCGGCCACGGCGGGGTGCTGGATCGCATCGACAGTGTGACCGCGGCGGCGCCGGTGTTTGTGGTGGGTTATTGGCTGGGTGGGTTCACAGGCCTCACCGGCGCCGGCATCTCTTTGCTATGA
- a CDS encoding isoprenyl transferase, producing the protein MADDTSTAERTPADQARIPRHVAMIMDGNGRWAEKRNQPRIMGHRAGVEAVRGVVSGCARQGIEVLTLFAFSSENWRRPKQEVGLLMELFMTALGREVKRLHKNNVRLRVIGGIDRFSQPLQKRIASAEALTKDNTGLTVVVAANYGGRWDIAQAAQQLAQRVKDGELEVAEVTPELLAECVCLHELPEPDLFIRTGGESRISNFLLWQLAYTELYFTDTLWPDFDEAALQAALDSFAARQRRFGRTGKQVEQEKGA; encoded by the coding sequence ATGGCGGACGATACGAGCACGGCTGAGCGCACACCCGCTGATCAAGCCAGGATTCCCCGCCATGTCGCCATGATCATGGACGGCAATGGGCGCTGGGCCGAAAAACGCAATCAGCCGCGTATTATGGGACACCGCGCCGGCGTCGAAGCGGTGCGTGGCGTTGTCAGCGGCTGTGCCAGACAGGGCATTGAGGTGCTGACACTGTTTGCCTTCAGTAGTGAAAACTGGCGTCGCCCCAAGCAGGAAGTGGGACTGCTGATGGAGCTGTTCATGACGGCGCTGGGGCGGGAGGTGAAGCGCCTGCACAAAAATAATGTGCGGCTGCGGGTGATTGGCGGCATTGACCGTTTCAGCCAGCCGCTGCAAAAGCGCATTGCCAGCGCCGAGGCGCTGACCAAGGACAATACCGGCCTCACCGTAGTGGTGGCCGCCAATTACGGGGGGCGCTGGGATATCGCCCAGGCGGCCCAGCAACTGGCGCAACGGGTGAAGGACGGCGAGCTGGAGGTGGCAGAGGTGACGCCGGAGCTGCTGGCCGAGTGTGTGTGTTTGCACGAGCTGCCCGAGCCCGATCTGTTCATCCGCACCGGCGGCGAAAGTCGCATCAGTAATTTCCTGCTCTGGCAGCTGGCCTATACCGAGCTGTACTTCACCGACACCCTGTGGCCGGACTTCGACGAGGCGGCACTGCAGGCGGCGCTGGATTCCTTTGCCGCGCGGCAGCGACGCTTTGGTCGTACCGGCAAGCAGGTCGAACAGGAAAAGGGTGCCTGA
- the frr gene encoding ribosome recycling factor: MIDDILKDADARMGKSIETLKTELTKLRTGRAHTSLLDHITVDYYGTETALNQVATVSVGDARMLTVTPWEKNMVQAVEKAIMTSNLGLNPATSGTVIRVPLPALTEERRRDMIKVVRGEGEQTKVAIRNIRRDAIGDFKDLLKEKQISEDQEHQAEAAIQKLTDKRTAEVDAMLEIKEKDLLEV; this comes from the coding sequence ATGATCGATGACATTCTTAAAGACGCCGATGCCCGAATGGGTAAAAGCATCGAGACCCTGAAAACTGAATTGACCAAGCTGCGTACCGGTCGCGCGCACACCAGTCTGCTGGATCACATCACGGTGGATTATTACGGCACGGAGACGGCGCTCAATCAGGTGGCGACAGTCAGTGTTGGCGACGCGCGTATGCTGACGGTGACGCCATGGGAAAAGAACATGGTGCAGGCGGTGGAAAAAGCCATCATGACCTCGAATCTGGGCCTGAATCCGGCCACCTCCGGCACGGTGATTCGTGTGCCGCTGCCCGCGCTGACCGAAGAGCGTCGCCGTGACATGATCAAGGTGGTGCGTGGTGAAGGCGAGCAAACCAAGGTGGCGATTCGCAATATTCGTCGCGATGCCATTGGCGACTTCAAGGATCTGCTGAAAGAAAAACAGATCTCCGAAGATCAGGAGCATCAGGCAGAGGCGGCAATACAGAAGCTCACCGACAAGCGGACGGCCGAAGTTGACGCGATGCTGGAGATCAAAGAAAAAGATTTGCTGGAGGTGTAA
- the pyrH gene encoding UMP kinase, protein MTGTTATTVYKRILLKLSGEALMGDAEFGIDPGVIDRTSLEVKELVDAGIEVALVIGGGNIFRGVSLAASGLNRTTGDYMGMLATVINALSMQDALERHGMPVRVMSALPIDTVCEPYIQRRAVRHLEKGRVVIFAAGTGSPFFTTDSAASLRGIEIGAELVLKATKVDGVYSADPMKDKNATLYDTLSYDEVLAKGLAVMDATAIALCRDQSMPVRVFNMNKAGTLMAIMRGAQEGTLVK, encoded by the coding sequence ATGACGGGCACAACGGCGACCACGGTTTATAAGCGTATCCTACTGAAACTGAGTGGCGAGGCGTTGATGGGCGATGCCGAGTTTGGCATTGACCCCGGCGTTATCGACCGAACCTCGCTGGAAGTCAAAGAGCTGGTGGATGCGGGTATCGAGGTCGCGCTGGTGATTGGCGGCGGCAATATCTTTCGCGGCGTCAGTCTGGCCGCGAGTGGCCTGAATCGTACGACCGGTGATTACATGGGCATGTTGGCGACCGTCATCAATGCCCTGTCCATGCAGGATGCGTTGGAACGCCACGGCATGCCGGTGCGGGTGATGTCGGCCTTGCCGATTGACACGGTCTGTGAGCCCTACATTCAACGCCGTGCGGTACGCCACCTGGAGAAGGGCCGCGTGGTGATCTTTGCCGCCGGTACCGGCAGTCCGTTTTTCACCACCGACTCCGCGGCCAGTCTGCGCGGCATCGAAATCGGCGCTGAGCTGGTGCTCAAGGCCACCAAGGTGGACGGCGTGTATTCTGCCGATCCCATGAAAGACAAAAACGCCACCCTGTATGACACCCTGAGCTATGACGAGGTGTTGGCCAAGGGTCTGGCCGTGATGGATGCGACGGCGATTGCGCTGTGTCGCGATCAATCCATGCCGGTGCGGGTGTTTAATATGAACAAGGCGGGGACATTGATGGCGATTATGCGAGGGGCGCAGGAAGGTACGCTCGTTAAGTAA
- the tsf gene encoding translation elongation factor Ts, with the protein MAITAGLVKELRERTGAGMMECKKALVEVDGDIDAAIELMRKSGAAKADKKAGRTAAEGLIVFKSSADGKNAAMVEVNCETDFVTKGDDFLNFSSAVAQLVLDKKPADIDALLALTMDDGETVAAATKNLIAKVGENMNVRRFVSKTTDGVLGCYLHGGRIGVLVELQGGDEALAKDIAMHVAASNPACVSEAEVSPALIEKEKEIFVAQAAESGKPAEIIEKMVDGRIKKFLKEITLTGQPFVKNPDQTVEQLLKAAGATVVGFDRLEVGEGIEKKVENFAEEVMAQARGH; encoded by the coding sequence ATGGCAATTACTGCTGGGTTAGTAAAAGAACTGCGCGAGCGCACCGGCGCCGGCATGATGGAATGCAAGAAGGCACTGGTGGAAGTGGACGGCGATATCGATGCCGCCATCGAGCTGATGCGTAAAAGTGGCGCGGCCAAGGCCGACAAAAAGGCCGGACGTACGGCGGCTGAAGGCTTGATCGTATTCAAGTCCAGCGCTGACGGCAAAAATGCCGCGATGGTCGAGGTGAACTGCGAGACAGATTTTGTCACCAAGGGTGATGATTTCCTGAATTTCTCCTCGGCGGTTGCGCAACTGGTGCTGGACAAGAAGCCGGCCGATATCGATGCCCTGCTGGCATTGACGATGGACGATGGCGAGACGGTGGCAGCGGCCACCAAGAACCTGATCGCCAAGGTGGGTGAGAACATGAATGTGCGTCGTTTCGTGAGCAAAACCACTGACGGCGTGCTGGGCTGTTACCTGCACGGTGGCCGTATCGGCGTGCTGGTGGAATTGCAGGGTGGCGATGAGGCACTGGCGAAAGATATCGCCATGCATGTGGCGGCCAGCAATCCTGCCTGTGTTTCCGAGGCGGAAGTGTCGCCGGCGCTGATCGAAAAAGAGAAAGAGATCTTTGTCGCGCAGGCCGCCGAGAGTGGCAAGCCCGCGGAAATCATCGAAAAGATGGTCGACGGTCGGATCAAGAAATTCCTCAAGGAGATTACCCTGACCGGCCAGCCGTTTGTGAAAAACCCGGATCAGACGGTTGAGCAGCTGCTGAAAGCGGCAGGCGCCACCGTGGTCGGTTTTGACCGTCTGGAAGTAGGCGAAGGTATCGAGAAGAAGGTCGAAAACTTTGCCGAGGAAGTCATGGCGCAGGCACGTGGCCACTGA
- the rpsB gene encoding 30S ribosomal protein S2: protein MSQITMRQMLEAGVHFGHQTRYWNPKMAPYIFGERNKIHIINLEKSLPLYKEATNFLGKLAAGKGKVLFVGTKRAARDSIKEHADRAGMPYVNHRWLGGMLTNFNTVKNSIKRLKELEVMAADGSFAKVNKKEALMMTREMEKLERSLGGIKDMTGLPAAVFIIDVGHEKIAVSEARKLGIPVVGIVDTNTNPDGVDYVIPGNDDAMRAIQLYVRGVADAVVESRAAALQPRGADENAFVEIDETAAAS, encoded by the coding sequence ATGTCTCAAATTACTATGCGTCAAATGCTGGAGGCCGGCGTTCATTTCGGTCACCAAACCCGTTATTGGAATCCCAAGATGGCACCCTACATCTTTGGCGAACGCAATAAAATCCATATCATCAACCTGGAAAAGTCCCTGCCTTTATATAAAGAGGCAACCAACTTCCTGGGCAAACTGGCTGCCGGCAAGGGCAAGGTCCTGTTCGTCGGCACCAAGCGCGCCGCCCGTGACAGCATCAAGGAACATGCCGATCGTGCGGGTATGCCTTACGTCAATCACCGCTGGTTGGGCGGCATGCTCACCAATTTCAACACCGTGAAGAATTCCATCAAGCGTCTCAAGGAGCTGGAAGTCATGGCGGCCGACGGCAGCTTTGCCAAGGTCAACAAGAAAGAAGCGCTGATGATGACCCGCGAGATGGAAAAGCTGGAACGCAGCCTGGGCGGTATCAAGGACATGACGGGTCTGCCTGCGGCGGTGTTCATCATTGATGTGGGCCACGAAAAGATCGCCGTCTCTGAAGCCCGCAAGCTGGGCATCCCGGTGGTGGGTATCGTGGATACCAACACCAATCCGGACGGCGTTGATTACGTGATTCCCGGCAATGATGACGCCATGCGTGCCATTCAGCTGTACGTGCGCGGTGTGGCCGATGCGGTGGTTGAGAGTCGTGCGGCTGCCTTGCAGCCCAGGGGCGCGGATGAAAACGCCTTTGTCGAAATCGACGAAACCGCGGCCGCCAGCTAA
- the map gene encoding type I methionyl aminopeptidase: MSITLKTPDEIEKMRVAGHLAAEQLRMIAPHIKPGVSTDELDQICHDYTLNVQQAIPAPLNYHGYPKSICTSVNHQVCHGIPSDKRLKNGDIVNIDVTVIKDGYHGDTSKMFFVGEPSILAERLCRVSHECMKLGIEMVRPGIHLGDIGHAIQRHAEANHFSVVREYCGHGIGKVFHEEPQVLHYGSPGTGIILEPGMTFTIEPMINAGKRHVKMLNDGWTVVTKDRSLSAQWEHTLLVTKDGHEVLTQLPGDEL, from the coding sequence ATGAGCATTACCCTGAAAACCCCCGATGAGATCGAAAAGATGCGTGTGGCCGGCCACTTAGCGGCCGAACAGCTGCGAATGATCGCCCCGCACATCAAGCCTGGCGTCAGCACCGACGAACTCGACCAGATCTGCCACGATTACACCCTGAACGTGCAGCAGGCGATCCCGGCGCCGCTGAACTACCACGGCTACCCCAAATCCATCTGCACCTCGGTGAATCACCAGGTCTGCCACGGCATCCCCAGCGACAAAAGGCTGAAAAACGGCGACATCGTCAATATCGACGTCACCGTCATCAAGGACGGCTACCACGGCGACACCAGCAAGATGTTCTTTGTCGGCGAGCCCTCGATCCTCGCCGAGCGGCTCTGCCGGGTGAGCCACGAGTGCATGAAACTGGGCATCGAGATGGTCAGACCGGGCATTCATCTGGGCGATATCGGCCATGCCATCCAGCGACACGCCGAGGCCAATCACTTTTCTGTGGTGCGGGAATACTGCGGCCACGGCATCGGCAAGGTGTTCCACGAGGAGCCCCAGGTGCTGCACTATGGCAGCCCGGGTACCGGCATCATCCTCGAACCGGGCATGACCTTCACCATCGAACCCATGATCAACGCCGGCAAGCGCCATGTGAAAATGCTCAATGACGGCTGGACCGTGGTCACCAAGGATCGCAGCCTCTCCGCCCAGTGGGAGCACACCCTGCTGGTCACCAAAGATGGCCACGAGGTACTGACCCAGCTCCCGGGTGACGAACTCTAA
- the glnD gene encoding [protein-PII] uridylyltransferase has protein sequence MKTPCDQLCNWQEFDTAVAEARTPLSIFRAQLESAKRTLKAQFESGTPVQELVAQRASLIDEMLVRIWSRYLGDSQDIALVAVGGYGRAELHPASDIDLLILTADSAVIEHYAAKIEQFLLFLWDLGLEVGHSTRSITDCVEQATADITIATNLMEARLLTGPEALFGKMKQAVGPERIWPSLKFFRAKREEQIARHRRFHDSAYNLEPNIKENPGGLRDLQVIGWVAKRHFGVDTLHDLVGHGFLTEDEFHTLIEAQNFLWRIRFALHTLTGRREDRLLFDHQRTLATQFGYRDEKNRLAVEHFMKEYYRTVLELSRLNEMLLDLFEETILFQGNHEKPLAINERFQSRHGKLEVTHPEVFVQTPWALLELFVLGARDPKLRGVAANTIRLIRQHHYLIDEDFRNNPHCHQLFLELFRQGAGLTHELRRMNRYGVLAAYLPVFGNIVGQMQHDLFHVYTVDEHTMFVVRNLRRFTVPEFADEFPLCSRIIQRIERQEVLMLGGFFHDIGKGRGGDHSRLGAIDAAIFCRKHGIDPHDTELIKWLVESHLIMSSTAQRKDISDPEVIAEFAAQVGDQQRLDHLYLLTVADIRATSPSLWNSWKDALLAELYHATSRALSQGLDKPLDHQELAEDTQAEVLDQLKQTETDTKAIENQWQHLGQDYFLRHSAEEVAWHTQAIIEHRKRYQQQDVPLVVMRGETDRGGSAIFVYTRDNNYLFATITATLEQLGLDIIDARVITSDDGFTLDTFLVLDHNQELITAPARKKEICERLNESLQHPEQIAQPSTHFTRQQKHFPIATRILFREDHNNQRTCMEVITNDRPGLLARIARGLLTCNILLQNAKISTFGERAEDIFFISNLKKQPLLDEEKQCLRATIRQLLEK, from the coding sequence ATGAAGACTCCATGCGATCAACTCTGTAACTGGCAGGAATTTGATACCGCCGTCGCAGAGGCCCGCACGCCATTAAGCATCTTTCGCGCCCAGCTGGAATCCGCCAAGCGGACGCTCAAGGCGCAATTTGAGTCCGGCACCCCGGTGCAGGAACTGGTGGCCCAGCGGGCGAGCCTCATTGACGAAATGCTGGTGCGCATCTGGTCCCGCTACCTCGGCGACAGTCAGGACATCGCCCTGGTCGCCGTCGGCGGCTATGGCCGCGCCGAACTGCACCCGGCCTCGGACATCGATCTGCTGATCCTCACCGCCGATAGCGCAGTCATCGAGCACTACGCGGCGAAGATCGAGCAGTTCCTGCTGTTTTTATGGGACCTCGGGCTGGAGGTGGGACACAGCACCCGCAGCATCACCGACTGTGTCGAACAGGCCACCGCCGACATCACCATCGCCACTAACCTGATGGAGGCCCGCCTGCTGACGGGGCCGGAGGCGCTGTTCGGGAAGATGAAACAGGCCGTCGGCCCGGAACGGATCTGGCCCAGCCTGAAATTTTTCCGCGCCAAACGGGAGGAGCAGATCGCCCGGCATCGCCGCTTTCATGACAGCGCCTACAATCTGGAGCCCAATATCAAGGAAAATCCCGGCGGCCTGCGGGATCTGCAGGTCATCGGCTGGGTCGCCAAACGCCATTTCGGCGTCGACACCCTGCACGACCTGGTCGGCCACGGCTTCCTCACCGAGGATGAATTCCACACCCTCATCGAGGCGCAGAATTTTCTCTGGCGCATCCGCTTTGCCCTGCACACGCTCACCGGCCGGCGCGAGGATCGGCTACTGTTTGACCATCAGCGCACCCTGGCCACACAGTTTGGCTACAGGGATGAGAAAAACCGCCTGGCCGTCGAACATTTCATGAAGGAATACTACCGCACGGTGCTGGAGCTTTCGCGGCTCAACGAAATGCTGCTGGACCTGTTTGAAGAAACCATCCTCTTTCAGGGTAACCATGAAAAGCCTCTAGCCATTAATGAGCGCTTCCAGTCACGCCACGGCAAACTGGAAGTCACCCACCCCGAGGTATTCGTACAAACCCCCTGGGCCCTGCTGGAACTGTTTGTCCTCGGCGCGCGCGACCCCAAACTGCGCGGCGTTGCGGCAAACACCATTCGTCTGATACGCCAGCACCATTATCTGATCGACGAAGACTTCCGCAACAACCCGCACTGCCACCAGTTGTTCCTGGAGCTGTTCCGCCAGGGTGCCGGTTTAACCCATGAGCTGCGGCGCATGAATCGCTATGGCGTACTGGCCGCCTACCTTCCGGTGTTCGGCAACATCGTGGGACAGATGCAGCACGACCTGTTCCATGTCTACACCGTCGATGAACACACCATGTTTGTGGTGCGTAATCTACGCCGCTTCACCGTACCCGAATTTGCCGACGAATTTCCGCTCTGCAGCAGGATCATCCAGCGCATCGAGCGACAGGAAGTGCTGATGCTGGGTGGATTCTTTCATGACATCGGCAAAGGCCGCGGCGGAGACCACTCCAGGTTAGGCGCCATCGATGCCGCCATCTTCTGCCGCAAACACGGCATTGACCCACACGATACCGAGCTGATCAAGTGGCTGGTGGAGAGCCATCTCATCATGTCCTCCACCGCACAGCGCAAGGACATCAGCGACCCGGAAGTGATCGCCGAATTTGCCGCACAGGTCGGCGACCAGCAGCGACTGGATCATCTCTACCTGCTGACCGTGGCCGACATTCGCGCCACCAGCCCCAGCCTGTGGAATTCCTGGAAAGATGCCCTGCTCGCCGAGCTGTATCACGCCACCTCGCGCGCCCTCAGCCAGGGGCTGGACAAGCCGCTTGATCATCAGGAGCTGGCGGAAGACACGCAGGCCGAGGTGCTGGATCAATTAAAGCAAACCGAGACCGACACCAAGGCGATCGAAAACCAGTGGCAACACCTGGGACAGGACTATTTTTTACGCCATTCCGCCGAAGAGGTCGCCTGGCACACCCAGGCCATCATCGAACACCGCAAGCGGTATCAACAACAGGATGTCCCACTGGTGGTTATGCGCGGCGAGACGGACCGTGGCGGCTCCGCGATCTTTGTCTATACCCGGGACAACAACTATCTGTTCGCCACCATCACCGCCACCCTGGAGCAGCTCGGACTGGACATCATCGATGCGCGGGTTATCACCTCGGACGATGGCTTCACGCTGGATACCTTCCTGGTCCTGGATCACAACCAGGAACTTATCACCGCCCCGGCGCGCAAAAAAGAGATCTGCGAGCGGCTCAACGAGAGCCTGCAACACCCGGAACAGATCGCCCAACCCAGCACCCACTTTACGCGCCAGCAAAAGCATTTTCCCATTGCCACCAGGATATTGTTCCGCGAAGACCACAACAACCAGCGCACCTGCATGGAGGTCATCACCAACGACCGCCCCGGCCTGCTGGCACGCATCGCCCGTGGCCTGCTGACCTGTAACATCCTGTTGCAGAACGCCAAGATATCCACCTTCGGCGAACGGGCCGAAGATATCTTTTTTATCAGCAACCTCAAAAAGCAGCCACTACTGGATGAAGAAAAGCAATGTCTGCGCGCGACCATTCGCCAACTGTTGGAGAAGTGA
- a CDS encoding DUF3592 domain-containing protein: MNLYPIILALVALGGIGISLWGWMILQKSRRTRQWPRTTGRIEVSEPRSAENDLLPEIVFSYRLDGKDYRRPFTFPEGTHPLPEFATFYNKKYPVGAAVDIYYKPDQPEIATLEPGAQGDWMILAMGIAMTLGGTLSLLL, from the coding sequence ATGAACCTCTACCCCATCATCCTCGCCCTCGTCGCCCTGGGCGGTATCGGCATCAGCCTCTGGGGCTGGATGATCCTGCAAAAATCCCGCCGCACCCGACAATGGCCCCGCACCACAGGCAGGATCGAGGTCTCTGAACCGCGCTCCGCAGAAAACGACCTGTTGCCCGAGATCGTCTTCAGCTATCGGCTTGATGGAAAAGACTATCGCCGGCCGTTCACCTTTCCCGAAGGCACCCACCCTCTGCCGGAATTCGCAACCTTCTACAATAAAAAATACCCGGTCGGCGCAGCAGTGGACATCTATTACAAGCCCGACCAACCTGAAATAGCCACCCTTGAACCCGGCGCGCAAGGCGACTGGATGATTCTGGCCATGGGTATTGCAATGACCCTGGGTGGTACACTGAGTTTATTGCTGTAG
- a CDS encoding mechanosensitive ion channel → MEFFEMEFMGNDLLDWLIASTILVSSVILLWIFRRLVGGRLSHRASLSKTHWNNIIAKQITRTKLLFLVVVGLYLGSLFVELPARLDAMVYSILVIALLIQVGIWGVILISELLELYERRALEKNAAAVATINIIGLASKLVLWSIVALLALDNLGINITALVAGLGIGGIAIALALQNILGDLFASLSIVFDKPFVIGDFVIIDEYLGSIEHIGLKTTRIRSLSGEQLVFSNSDLLNSRIRNYGRMFERRVVSSLGVTYQTPREKLKLIPLIIREAVEAQEKTRFDRAHFMKYGDYALAFETVYYVLSPDYNTYMDIQQAIYFAIHERFEQEQIEFAYPTQTLFISQQTESQQTESAGG, encoded by the coding sequence GTGGAATTTTTTGAGATGGAATTTATGGGCAATGATCTGCTCGACTGGCTGATCGCGTCGACGATCCTGGTCTCCAGCGTGATCCTGCTATGGATATTTCGCCGCCTGGTCGGCGGTCGCCTGAGCCATCGCGCCAGCCTCAGCAAGACCCACTGGAACAACATTATTGCCAAGCAGATTACCCGCACAAAATTACTCTTTCTGGTTGTGGTGGGACTCTATCTGGGATCGCTGTTTGTGGAACTCCCCGCACGCCTGGATGCCATGGTTTACAGCATTCTGGTGATTGCGCTATTGATTCAGGTCGGCATCTGGGGCGTCATACTGATCAGCGAACTGCTGGAATTATATGAGCGGCGCGCACTGGAAAAAAATGCGGCGGCAGTCGCCACCATCAACATCATCGGCCTGGCCAGCAAACTGGTGTTGTGGTCCATTGTGGCCCTGCTGGCCCTCGACAATCTCGGCATCAATATCACGGCCCTGGTGGCCGGCCTGGGCATCGGCGGCATCGCGATCGCCCTGGCCCTGCAAAACATTCTCGGCGACCTGTTCGCCTCGCTGTCCATCGTGTTCGACAAGCCCTTTGTGATCGGCGATTTTGTGATTATCGATGAATACCTCGGCAGCATTGAGCACATCGGGCTGAAAACCACCCGCATCCGCAGCCTCTCCGGAGAACAACTGGTTTTTTCCAACTCGGACCTGCTCAACAGCCGGATACGCAACTATGGCCGCATGTTCGAGCGGCGCGTGGTCAGCAGCCTCGGCGTGACCTATCAAACGCCACGAGAAAAACTCAAACTCATTCCGCTCATCATCAGGGAGGCCGTCGAGGCCCAGGAAAAAACCCGCTTCGACCGCGCCCACTTCATGAAATACGGCGACTACGCCCTGGCGTTCGAAACTGTCTACTACGTGTTATCCCCGGACTACAACACCTACATGGATATCCAGCAGGCGATTTACTTCGCCATTCACGAGCGCTTTGAACAGGAACAGATCGAATTTGCCTACCCGACCCAGACCCTGTTTATTTCTCAGCAAACCGAAAGCCAGCAGACCGAAAGCGCCGGCGGATAA